Part of the Zingiber officinale cultivar Zhangliang chromosome 8A, Zo_v1.1, whole genome shotgun sequence genome, AATTATTACAGGCAAGTACCTGTCTTCTGATTGATCCAGAAAGATTGAAGGTTCCAGATGACTTGTTTTCAGTTGTCAAAGACAGCATGACAGTACTGGTCAAGCAATAGTGAGCTCTTCCCTCCTCCTCTAGTCCAACCTATTAGCGCAGATAAGATTGAATAGTTATCACTAAAAGAGTCACTAGCAGAAAGTATGAAAACAATATATAACTTAAATTATCTTGAAGTCAATATAATATCGACCTCTATAACATGAATAGCATCCCAAGACCCTTCTTGCAGATATCCTCTTTTACCATCTGCTGTTCTTGACCCATCTTCACTCCAAATTAATAAATGTAATTAGAAAGTTGCTACATTCCTTCAATAGATAATGCATTTTCCATTTAAGAAAGAAGAACTCACCTTTCTTTATCAAAAAGCAAGCCACAAATCCTTGGCTGTCATCATCCCATATATAAACTGATGAAACACCCCCCTCGTAGTACCTATCAGTAAAAAATGGAAAACAGTTGACATTATTCTCTACAAAACAAAGAAAAGTAATCAACATTCTGCAGACAATTAATGACATCAATGAAGAGCACCAATGAATTATTTTAAATGTAAAACAAACCACGACTACAACTAAAACAAAGAAAGTTAAGGACCTCACTGTTCACAATAAACAGTAAAAACTTCATTTGCTTCAATTTCCAATTTTCTCAGTTGGTTAGAGGGAAGAGTGCCATCTTCTAGGGGAGGAAAATACACATTAGACCATGGTGACCTGAGAGTCGTATCAAGTAATTGGAAAGTAAGGCTTACAGGAATATAAGACAATGAAAATTAGATGCTTCCAACTAATAAACACAATAATGCAATAGCATAATCCTAAAATATATTGAGACTCGAATAGATAAAGTTTACCTGTACGAATCAGCATCTCTGTTGTATTCACACAAAATAAACTCTTTCATCAAGACATTGTCCATACACACctaaaaaaattacattagaaagaaaaataagaacTTTAGAATCCTTTTGGTACAAATTAATCTAACACAGATATTCGCATGAAGCAGT contains:
- the LOC122009593 gene encoding probable F-actin-capping protein subunit beta isoform X3, producing the protein MEAAMDLMRRISPKESETALSALMSLIPHHSADLLSQVDLPLQVCMDNVLMKEFILCEYNRDADSYRYYEGGVSSVYIWDDDSQGFVACFLIKKDGSRTADGKRGYLQEGSWDAIHVIEVGLEEEGRAHYCLTSTVMLSLTTENKSSGTFNLSGSIRRQMTLDLPIAEGHLCNMGKMIEEMEGKLRNSLDQVYFGKTREMVCTLRPPPEGVQLRLP
- the LOC122009593 gene encoding probable F-actin-capping protein subunit beta isoform X2 — encoded protein: MEAAMDLMRRISPKESETALSALMSLIPHHSADLLSQVDLPLQVCMDNVLMKEFILCEYNRDADSYRSPWSNVYFPPLEDGTLPSNQLRKLEIEANEVFTVYCEQYYEGGVSSVYIWDDDSQGFVACFLIKKDGSRTADGKRGYLQEGSWDAIHVIEVGLEEEGRAHYCLTSTVMLSLTTENKSSGTFNLSGSIRRQMTLDLPIAEGHLCNMGKMIEEMEGIFWEDKGDGLHLKATT
- the LOC122009593 gene encoding probable F-actin-capping protein subunit beta isoform X1 — translated: MEAAMDLMRRISPKESETALSALMSLIPHHSADLLSQVDLPLQVCMDNVLMKEFILCEYNRDADSYRSPWSNVYFPPLEDGTLPSNQLRKLEIEANEVFTVYCEQYYEGGVSSVYIWDDDSQGFVACFLIKKDGSRTADGKRGYLQEGSWDAIHVIEVGLEEEGRAHYCLTSTVMLSLTTENKSSGTFNLSGSIRRQMTLDLPIAEGHLCNMGKMIEEMEGKLRNSLDQVYFGKTREMVCTLRPPPEGVQLRLP